The Rhizobium sp. WSM4643 genome contains the following window.
GGCTGGGAAGGCGTCGGTCTCGCCTCCTATCTGCTGATCGGCTTCTGGTTCAAGAAGCCGTCGGCGACGGCTGCGGCGATGAAGGCCTTCATCGTCAACCGCGTCGGCGACTTCGGCTTCGTGCTCGGCATTGCCGGCGTCTTCGTGCTGTTCGGCTCGATCAACCTCGACACGATCTTCGCCAATGCCTCGAATTTCGCCCCGCATGAAGGCGGCGGCGAAGCGGGTGAGGTGATCCTCAATCTCTTCGGCATGCAACTCGACAAGGCGCATGCACTGACCGGCATCTGCCTGCTGCTCTTCATGGGCGCGATGGGCAAGTCGGCGCAGTTCCTGCTGCACACCTGGCTGCCGGACGCGATGGAAGGCCCGACTCCGGTCTCGGCCCTTATCCATGCCGCCACCATGGTCACCGCCGGCGTCTTTCTCGTCGCCCGCATGTCGCCGCTTTTCGAACTGTCGCCGGATGCGCTGGTTGTCGTCACCGTCATCGGCGCGATCACCGCCTTCTTTGCGGCAACCGTCGCTCTCGTGCAGAACGACATCAAGCGTGTCATCGCCTATTCCACCTGCTCGCAGCTCGGCTATATGTTCGTGGCACTGGGAGCCGGAGCCTATGGCGCAGCGATCTTCCATCTCTTCACGCACGCCTTCTTCAAGGCGCTACTCTTCCTCTGCGCCGGCTCGGTTATCCATGCCGTCGATGGCGAGCAAGACATGCGCTACATGGGCGGCCTGTGGCCGCATATTAAAGTTACCGCCGTGCTGATGATCATCGGCACGCTGGCAATCACCGGTTTTGGCATTCCCTTCACGCCGATCGGTTTTGCCGGATTCTTCTCCAAGGACGTGATCATCGAGGCGACCTATGCATCGCATTCGCCGGTCGCGGGCTTCGCCTTCGCGTTGCTGGTCATCGCGGCTCTCTTTACGAGCTTCTATTCCTGGCGCCTGATTTTCATGACCTTCTTCGGCAAGCCGCGCGCCTCGCACGAGGTGATGCACCACGTCCACGAGTCGCCGCAGGTCATGCTGGTGCCGCTCTATCTTCTGGCGATCGGCGCGGTAGTTGCCGGCGTGATCTTCGAAGGCCGGTTCTACGGCGAGGAATATGCCGAGTTCTGGAAGGGGGCGCTCTTCACAGGCGCAGAGAACGAACTCGTCGAAGAGTTCCACCATGTTCCGGCGCTCGTCGGCTTGAGCCCCTTCATCGCCATGGTTCTCGGCTTCGTCACCGCCTGGTACATGTATATCCGCTCGCCGCAGACGCCGCGCATCCTCGCGCAGCAGCACCGCGTGCTCTACCAGTTCCTGTTGAACAAGTGGTATTTCGACGAACTCTATGATTTCCTCTTCGTCCGCTCCGCCAAGGCGCTCGGTCGCTTCCTGTGGAAGAAGGGGGATGTCGGCGTCATCGACACCTACGGCCCGAACGGCGTCGCCGCTCGCGTTGTCGCCGTCACCGATCGCGTGGTTCGCCTGCAGACCGGTTACCTCTATCACTACGCCTTCGCCATGCTGATCGGCATTGCGGCGCTCGTTACCTGGATGATGCTCGGGAG
Protein-coding sequences here:
- the nuoL gene encoding NADH-quinone oxidoreductase subunit L: MFLYKAIVFLPLIGAIVAGLFGRAIGAKASEYVTSGLMIIAAILSWVVFFTVGMGHAEGGPIKVEVLRWIQSGGIDVSWSLRVDTLTSVMLIVVNTVSTLVHVYSIGYMHTDPHRPRFFAYLSLFTFAMLMLVTADNLAQMFFGWEGVGLASYLLIGFWFKKPSATAAAMKAFIVNRVGDFGFVLGIAGVFVLFGSINLDTIFANASNFAPHEGGGEAGEVILNLFGMQLDKAHALTGICLLLFMGAMGKSAQFLLHTWLPDAMEGPTPVSALIHAATMVTAGVFLVARMSPLFELSPDALVVVTVIGAITAFFAATVALVQNDIKRVIAYSTCSQLGYMFVALGAGAYGAAIFHLFTHAFFKALLFLCAGSVIHAVDGEQDMRYMGGLWPHIKVTAVLMIIGTLAITGFGIPFTPIGFAGFFSKDVIIEATYASHSPVAGFAFALLVIAALFTSFYSWRLIFMTFFGKPRASHEVMHHVHESPQVMLVPLYLLAIGAVVAGVIFEGRFYGEEYAEFWKGALFTGAENELVEEFHHVPALVGLSPFIAMVLGFVTAWYMYIRSPQTPRILAQQHRVLYQFLLNKWYFDELYDFLFVRSAKALGRFLWKKGDVGVIDTYGPNGVAARVVAVTDRVVRLQTGYLYHYAFAMLIGIAALVTWMMLGSSF